One Streptococcus sp. DTU_2020_1001019_1_SI_AUS_MUR_006 DNA window includes the following coding sequences:
- the leuS gene encoding leucine--tRNA ligase, which produces MSFYNHKEIEPKWQKYWADNHTFKTGTDASKPKFYALDMFPYPSGAGLHVGHPEGYTATDILSRFKRAQGYNVLHPMGWDAFGLPAEQYAMDTGNDPAEFTAENIANFKRQINALGFSYDWDREVNTTDPNYYKWTQWIFTKLYEKGLAYEAEVPVNWVEELGTAIANEEVLPDGTSERGGYPVVRKPMRQWMLKITAYAERLLNDLDDLDWPESIKDMQRNWIGKSTGANVTFKVKGTDKEFTVFTTRPDTLFGATFTVLAPEHDLVDAITSPEQAEAVADYKHQASLKSDLARTDLAKEKTGVWTGAYAINPVNGKEIPIWIADYVLASYGTGAVMAVPAHDQRDWEFAKQFGLPIVEVLEGGNVEEAAYTEDGLHVNSDFLDGLNKEDAISKIVAWLEEKGCGQEKVTYRLRDWLFSRQRYWGEPIPIIHWEDGTSTAVPESELPLVLPVTKDIRPSGTGESPLANLTDWLEVTREDGVKGRRETNTMPQWAGSSWYYLRYIDPHNTEKLADEDLLKQWLPVDIYVGGAEHAVLHLLYARFWHKFLYDIGVVPTKEPFQKLFNQGMILGTSYRDHRGALVATDKVEKRDGSFFHVETGEELEQAPAKMSKSLKNVVNPDDVVEQYGADTLRVYEMFMGPLDASIAWSEEGLEGSRKFLDRVYRLITSKEIVAENNGALDKVYNETVKSVTEQIESMKFNTAIAQLMVFVNAANKEDKLYVDYAKGFIQLIAPFAPHLAEELWQTVAATGESISYVAWPTWDESKLVEDEVEIVVQIKGKVRAKLMVAKDLSREELQEVALANEKVKAEIDGKEIVKVISVPNKLVNIVVK; this is translated from the coding sequence ATGAGTTTTTACAATCATAAAGAAATCGAGCCTAAGTGGCAAAAATACTGGGCTGACAATCACACTTTTAAGACAGGAACAGACGCTTCAAAACCTAAGTTTTATGCGCTTGACATGTTCCCTTACCCATCTGGAGCGGGTCTGCACGTAGGACACCCAGAAGGTTACACAGCAACGGATATCCTCAGTCGTTTCAAACGTGCCCAAGGCTACAATGTCCTTCACCCAATGGGGTGGGATGCTTTTGGTTTGCCTGCAGAGCAATACGCTATGGATACAGGTAATGACCCAGCGGAATTCACAGCAGAAAACATTGCCAACTTCAAACGCCAAATCAATGCGCTTGGATTCTCTTACGACTGGGACCGTGAAGTCAATACTACAGATCCGAACTACTACAAGTGGACGCAATGGATTTTCACTAAGCTTTACGAAAAAGGCTTGGCTTATGAAGCTGAAGTGCCAGTAAACTGGGTTGAGGAATTGGGAACAGCTATCGCAAACGAAGAAGTTCTTCCTGATGGAACTTCTGAGCGTGGTGGCTATCCTGTTGTCCGCAAACCGATGCGTCAATGGATGCTTAAAATCACTGCCTATGCTGAGCGCTTGCTCAATGACTTGGATGACCTTGACTGGCCAGAGTCTATCAAGGACATGCAACGCAACTGGATTGGTAAATCAACTGGTGCCAATGTCACTTTCAAAGTAAAAGGAACAGACAAGGAATTCACCGTCTTTACCACTCGTCCTGACACCCTTTTCGGTGCTACTTTCACTGTTTTGGCGCCTGAGCATGACTTGGTAGACGCTATCACAAGTCCCGAACAAGCTGAGGCTGTAGCGGACTACAAACACCAAGCCAGCCTTAAATCAGACTTGGCTCGTACAGACCTTGCCAAGGAAAAAACAGGTGTTTGGACTGGAGCTTATGCTATCAACCCTGTTAACGGTAAAGAAATTCCAATCTGGATTGCCGACTATGTCCTTGCTAGCTACGGTACAGGTGCCGTTATGGCCGTACCTGCCCACGACCAACGTGACTGGGAATTTGCTAAACAGTTTGGACTTCCAATTGTAGAAGTCTTGGAAGGTGGAAACGTTGAAGAAGCTGCCTACACAGAAGATGGACTTCATGTTAATTCTGACTTCTTAGATGGATTGAACAAAGAAGACGCTATTTCTAAAATTGTGGCTTGGTTGGAAGAAAAAGGCTGTGGTCAAGAAAAGGTTACCTACCGTCTCCGCGACTGGCTCTTTAGCCGTCAACGTTACTGGGGTGAACCAATCCCAATCATTCATTGGGAAGATGGAACTTCAACAGCTGTTCCAGAAAGTGAACTCCCACTTGTCTTGCCAGTAACCAAGGACATTCGCCCTTCAGGTACTGGGGAAAGTCCATTGGCGAACTTGACAGACTGGCTTGAAGTGACTCGTGAAGATGGTGTCAAAGGTCGTCGTGAAACCAACACCATGCCACAATGGGCAGGTTCAAGCTGGTACTACCTTCGCTATATCGATCCACACAACACTGAGAAATTAGCCGATGAGGACCTTCTCAAACAATGGTTGCCAGTAGATATCTACGTGGGTGGTGCAGAACACGCTGTTCTCCACTTGCTTTACGCTCGTTTCTGGCACAAATTCCTCTATGATATCGGTGTTGTTCCAACCAAAGAACCTTTCCAAAAACTCTTTAACCAAGGAATGATCTTGGGAACAAGCTACCGTGACCACCGTGGCGCACTTGTGGCAACTGACAAGGTTGAAAAACGTGACGGTTCCTTCTTCCATGTGGAAACAGGGGAAGAGTTGGAGCAAGCACCAGCCAAGATGTCTAAATCCCTCAAGAACGTTGTCAACCCAGATGATGTGGTGGAACAATACGGTGCGGATACCCTTCGCGTCTATGAAATGTTCATGGGGCCACTTGATGCTTCCATCGCTTGGTCAGAAGAAGGTCTGGAAGGAAGCCGTAAATTCCTTGACCGTGTTTACCGTTTGATTACAAGTAAAGAAATCGTTGCGGAAAACAATGGCGCTCTTGACAAGGTTTACAACGAAACCGTTAAATCTGTTACAGAGCAAATCGAGTCTATGAAATTCAACACAGCCATTGCCCAACTCATGGTCTTTGTCAATGCGGCTAATAAGGAAGACAAACTCTATGTGGATTACGCCAAAGGCTTTATCCAATTGATCGCCCCATTTGCGCCTCACTTGGCAGAAGAACTTTGGCAAACAGTCGCAGCAACAGGTGAGTCTATCTCTTACGTGGCTTGGCCAACATGGGACGAAAGCAAATTGGTTGAAGACGAAGTCGAAATCGTCGTTCAAATCAAAGGTAAAGTCCGTGCTAAATTGATGGTTGCGAAGGACCTTTCACGTGAAGAATTGCAAGAAGTGGCTCTGGCTAACGAAAAAGTTAAGGCAGAGATCGATGGCAAAGAAATTGTGAAGGTGATTAGTGTCCCTAACAAGCTTGTGAATATTGTTGTGAAATAA
- the galU gene encoding UTP--glucose-1-phosphate uridylyltransferase GalU, which produces MKQKVRKAVIPAAGLGTRFLPATKALAKEMLPIVDKPTIQFIVEEALKSGIEDILVVTGKSKRSIEDHFDSNFELEYNLKEKGKTDLLKLVDETTGMRLHFIRQTHPRGLGDAVLQAKAFVGNEPFVVMLGDDLMDITNDKAVPLTKQLMNDYEKTHASTIAVMPIPHEEVSSYGVIAPQGEGNDGLYSVETFVEKPAPEDAPSDLAIIGRYLLTPEIFSILENQTPGAGNEIQLTDAIDTLNKTQRVFAREFKGSRYDVGDKFGFMKTSIEYALKHPQVKDHLKDYLIDLGKELSGDK; this is translated from the coding sequence ATGAAGCAAAAAGTTAGAAAAGCCGTTATCCCTGCTGCAGGACTTGGAACTCGTTTCCTACCTGCAACTAAAGCTTTGGCCAAAGAAATGTTGCCAATCGTGGATAAACCAACCATCCAGTTTATCGTTGAAGAAGCTCTCAAGTCTGGAATTGAGGACATTCTTGTCGTAACAGGAAAGTCAAAACGTTCTATCGAAGATCATTTCGACTCAAACTTCGAGTTAGAATATAACCTCAAGGAAAAAGGAAAAACCGACCTTTTGAAACTAGTTGATGAAACAACTGGTATGCGCCTTCACTTTATCCGTCAAACACACCCACGTGGCCTCGGAGATGCCGTTTTACAAGCCAAAGCTTTCGTCGGGAACGAACCCTTTGTGGTCATGCTTGGAGATGATCTCATGGATATCACAAATGACAAGGCCGTTCCATTGACCAAGCAACTCATGAATGATTATGAGAAGACTCATGCTTCTACTATCGCTGTCATGCCTATCCCACACGAAGAAGTTTCTTCATACGGTGTTATCGCTCCTCAAGGAGAAGGAAATGACGGTCTTTACAGTGTTGAAACCTTCGTTGAAAAGCCAGCACCTGAAGATGCACCAAGTGATTTAGCTATTATCGGTCGTTACCTTCTCACACCTGAGATTTTCAGTATTCTTGAAAATCAAACACCAGGAGCAGGAAATGAAATCCAGCTAACAGATGCTATCGATACCCTCAACAAAACCCAACGAGTATTTGCTCGCGAGTTTAAAGGCTCACGTTACGATGTTGGAGATAAGTTTGGATTTATGAAGACTTCCATCGAATACGCTCTCAAACATCCACAAGTCAAAGACCACTTGAAGGACTACTTGATTGATCTTGGAAAAGAACTTTCAGGAGACAAATAA
- a CDS encoding NAD(P)H-dependent glycerol-3-phosphate dehydrogenase produces the protein MDKQTIAVLGPGSWGTALSQVLNDNGHQVRIWGNIPDQIDEINTQHTNKRYFKDTVLDEKIVAYHDLAETLKGVDAVLFVVPTKVTRLVAQQVAAVLDHKVVVMHASKGLEPNSHKRLSTILEEEIPEELRSEIVVVSGPSHAEETIVRDITLITAASKDLQTAQYVQKLFSNHYFRLYTNTDVIGVETAGALKNIIAVGAGALHGLGFGDNAKAAIITRGLAEITRLGVKLGANPLTYSGLSGVGDLIVTGTSVHSRNWRAGDALGRGEALADIEANMGMVIEGISTTKAAYELAQELGVYMPITQAIYQVIYENVNIKDAVSELMSNEFKAENEWS, from the coding sequence ATGGACAAACAAACCATCGCTGTTTTAGGGCCTGGTTCTTGGGGTACTGCGCTGTCACAAGTTCTAAATGACAACGGACACCAAGTGCGTATCTGGGGAAATATTCCTGATCAAATTGATGAAATTAATACACAACATACTAACAAACGCTATTTTAAGGATACTGTATTAGACGAAAAAATTGTTGCCTATCATGATTTGGCAGAAACCTTGAAGGGGGTTGATGCCGTCTTATTTGTGGTACCAACCAAGGTGACCAGATTGGTAGCTCAACAAGTGGCTGCTGTTTTGGATCATAAAGTGGTGGTCATGCATGCTTCAAAAGGCCTCGAACCAAATAGTCACAAACGTCTTTCAACCATTCTTGAAGAAGAAATCCCTGAAGAACTTAGAAGCGAGATCGTCGTCGTATCTGGTCCTAGCCATGCCGAAGAAACAATTGTACGCGACATTACCTTGATTACGGCTGCTTCTAAAGATTTACAGACTGCTCAATATGTTCAAAAACTCTTTAGCAACCACTACTTCCGCCTTTATACCAATACGGATGTGATCGGAGTGGAAACAGCTGGTGCTCTTAAAAATATCATCGCTGTTGGTGCAGGTGCCCTGCATGGACTTGGATTTGGGGATAATGCAAAGGCTGCTATTATCACGCGCGGGCTGGCAGAAATTACCCGTCTGGGGGTTAAACTTGGAGCAAATCCATTAACTTACAGTGGACTTTCTGGGGTTGGAGATTTAATCGTTACCGGAACTTCTGTCCACTCACGTAACTGGCGTGCAGGAGATGCTCTTGGGCGTGGCGAAGCCTTGGCAGATATCGAAGCAAATATGGGAATGGTCATTGAAGGTATTTCAACAACCAAAGCTGCTTACGAATTGGCGCAAGAACTCGGAGTTTATATGCCTATTACTCAAGCCATCTACCAAGTTATTTATGAAAATGTTAATATTAAGGATGCCGTTTCTGAACTCATGAGCAATGAGTTCAAGGCAGAGAACGAGTGGTCTTAG
- the pbp1b gene encoding penicillin-binding protein PBP1B, giving the protein MNKHVTRIKQKGLALLRSLKLTISKKNPDKNKKVKTKLTIWTIGAKILLGIKATFNTLFILAFIGGLLGTGVVLGYAVSLFDQVSVPQTEDLVKQVNNISSISEIRYADGSMIGAIESDLLRTSVASDAISENLKQAIVATEDEHFAEHNGVVPKAVIRASLGNFISLGSSSGGSTLTQQLIKQQVVGDTPTLARKASEIVDALALERAMNKDEILTTYLNVAPFGRNNKGQNIAGAQQAATGIFGVDASKLTIPQAAFLAGLPQSPISYSPYESTGEMKSEEDIELGIKRSKDVLYNMYRTGVLSQEDYETYKAYDIKKDFLPAENVNVTAKGFLYFSALDEATNLMYDYLIKKDNVSEQELKNESIQKSYHELAEKEIQNGGYRITTTIDKAIHSAMQGAVANYGYLVDDDTGQPEVGNVLMDNQTGAILGFVGGRDYQSNQNNHAFNTKRSPASTTKPILAYSIAIDQGFMGSASVLSNYPTNFSNGNPIMYVNSSGTAMMSLKEALNYSWNIPAYWTYQLLLQKGVDVRSYMEKMGYEIPEYGIESLPMGGGIDVTVAQHTNGYQTLANNGVYHKKYMISKIEKTSGEVIYEHKDEPVQVYSKATATIMQSLLRDVISSQVTSSFQSDLAAINPSLAGADWIGKTGTTNEDGDMWLMLSTPRLTLGGWLGHDDNRPLGKGAGHYRNAKYMAHLVNAIQQAAPSSWGSERFKLDPSVTSSQVLKSTGQKPGKVTINGKEINVTGEMVTSYWANQNGAPTTTYKFAIGGSDADYQNAWNTILGSLPKASSSSSNNSNNNNNRNNTSNSNGNRSSNQRR; this is encoded by the coding sequence ATGAACAAACATGTAACAAGAATCAAACAAAAAGGACTGGCCTTACTTCGGTCTCTAAAATTAACAATTTCCAAAAAAAATCCAGATAAAAATAAGAAAGTCAAAACAAAACTAACCATTTGGACTATTGGGGCCAAGATTTTACTTGGAATAAAAGCAACTTTTAACACACTTTTCATCCTAGCTTTTATTGGCGGTCTCCTCGGGACTGGGGTTGTTTTGGGGTATGCTGTTTCTCTCTTTGATCAAGTTAGTGTCCCTCAAACGGAGGATTTGGTTAAACAGGTCAACAATATTTCATCTATTTCTGAGATTCGCTATGCAGATGGTTCTATGATTGGGGCTATCGAGAGCGATCTTTTGCGAACATCTGTCGCATCCGATGCCATCTCAGAGAATCTCAAGCAAGCTATCGTTGCAACCGAGGACGAACACTTTGCAGAGCACAATGGTGTCGTTCCTAAAGCTGTCATTCGTGCCAGTCTAGGAAACTTTATCAGCCTTGGTTCTTCGAGTGGTGGTTCTACCCTAACACAACAGCTCATCAAACAACAAGTAGTTGGTGATACTCCTACGCTTGCTCGTAAAGCTAGTGAAATCGTAGATGCTCTAGCCCTAGAACGTGCTATGAATAAGGATGAAATCCTGACTACCTATCTAAATGTTGCACCTTTTGGTCGCAATAACAAGGGGCAAAATATCGCAGGTGCTCAGCAGGCTGCAACTGGGATTTTCGGAGTGGATGCTAGTAAACTAACCATTCCTCAAGCAGCTTTCCTAGCAGGTTTACCACAAAGCCCTATTTCCTACTCACCTTATGAGTCTACTGGTGAGATGAAGAGCGAAGAAGATATTGAACTTGGAATCAAGCGCTCAAAAGATGTTCTTTACAATATGTACAGAACTGGAGTCCTTAGCCAAGAAGATTACGAAACCTATAAAGCATACGATATTAAGAAAGACTTCTTGCCAGCAGAAAATGTCAACGTAACTGCTAAAGGTTTCCTCTACTTCTCTGCCCTCGATGAAGCGACGAACCTCATGTATGATTATCTAATCAAAAAAGATAACGTTTCTGAACAAGAGCTCAAAAATGAATCTATCCAAAAATCTTATCATGAATTGGCTGAAAAAGAGATTCAAAATGGCGGTTACCGTATCACAACTACAATCGATAAAGCTATCCATTCTGCCATGCAAGGTGCAGTTGCAAACTATGGCTACCTTGTCGATGATGATACTGGTCAACCAGAAGTCGGAAATGTCTTGATGGATAACCAAACAGGCGCCATTTTAGGATTTGTCGGTGGTCGTGATTACCAAAGTAATCAAAACAACCACGCCTTTAACACTAAACGGTCTCCTGCTTCAACTACTAAACCTATCCTAGCCTACAGTATTGCGATTGACCAAGGTTTTATGGGAAGTGCAAGCGTCTTATCTAACTATCCAACTAACTTCTCTAACGGAAATCCGATTATGTATGTCAATAGTTCTGGTACTGCCATGATGAGTCTGAAAGAAGCTCTGAATTACTCTTGGAATATCCCAGCCTACTGGACCTATCAGTTACTTCTTCAAAAAGGAGTTGATGTCCGTTCCTACATGGAAAAAATGGGCTACGAGATCCCAGAATACGGCATTGAGAGTCTTCCTATGGGTGGAGGAATCGATGTCACTGTAGCCCAGCATACAAACGGCTACCAAACCTTGGCTAACAATGGTGTTTACCATAAGAAATACATGATTTCAAAAATCGAGAAGACCAGCGGCGAGGTTATCTATGAGCACAAAGACGAACCTGTACAAGTCTACTCTAAAGCAACTGCAACCATTATGCAGAGCTTACTAAGAGATGTGATTTCTTCCCAAGTGACTTCAAGCTTCCAGAGCGATCTTGCTGCAATCAACCCAAGTTTGGCAGGTGCTGACTGGATTGGTAAAACTGGTACTACCAATGAAGATGGCGATATGTGGCTCATGCTTTCAACTCCAAGATTAACCCTTGGTGGTTGGCTTGGTCACGATGATAACCGACCACTTGGTAAAGGTGCAGGACACTACCGTAATGCAAAATATATGGCTCATCTGGTAAATGCCATTCAACAAGCAGCCCCTTCTTCTTGGGGTTCAGAACGTTTCAAACTCGATCCAAGTGTCACTTCATCACAAGTCCTCAAATCAACTGGTCAAAAACCAGGTAAGGTTACTATCAATGGTAAAGAGATTAATGTGACTGGTGAAATGGTAACAAGTTACTGGGCTAACCAAAATGGTGCTCCGACTACCACTTATAAATTCGCTATTGGTGGAAGCGATGCAGACTACCAAAATGCTTGGAACACCATTTTAGGAAGTCTTCCTAAAGCATCTTCTTCCTCATCGAACAATAGCAATAACAATAATAATCGTAATAATACTTCTAATAGTAACGGGAACAGAAGCAGCAATCAACGGCGCTAA
- a CDS encoding acyl-CoA thioesterase/BAAT N-terminal domain-containing protein: protein MNIKIELISESDLADESFNIFIDGLKPRETYRVEMFLSDYYCINAPMLLAHDVLWKSTATFVSDKNGIIDISQTPSCSGSDEDIATKGLFFNAKPLTNKKKKLSNSLSKIPLLDHFFVEVKIMQGSTVIAERTFTRHYMSSQISHQDIYGQHFQGRLFYDKKAIKAPALIIVSGSEGRIEKAQNIAQLLSSRGYICLAVAYFGLEGLPKHLERIPLECLVEAKDYLRQHHQVDSERIGIYGRSKGAELVLAEESIFNDVQCLVLNSPSDVVYEGIKGKWNSHTSSWTYLQRELPYQKFRLRDYLFSKLFRKSFPKDRTAKIDIGQMHSPILLLGSTVDEIWDASSAIDDIVSDYKGHHITFKKYHETGHMLTVAYQPNHRYRKDWRLLMKESKDSWLATIHFFDRYLKKQ from the coding sequence ATGAATATAAAAATTGAACTGATTTCAGAGTCTGATTTAGCAGACGAATCTTTTAATATTTTCATCGATGGCTTAAAACCAAGAGAAACCTATCGAGTCGAAATGTTTCTATCCGATTATTATTGTATCAATGCTCCCATGCTATTAGCTCATGATGTCTTATGGAAATCAACAGCGACTTTTGTATCAGATAAGAATGGTATTATTGATATTTCACAAACTCCATCTTGTTCTGGCTCTGATGAAGATATTGCAACAAAGGGGTTATTCTTTAATGCCAAGCCCTTGACCAATAAGAAAAAGAAACTGTCAAACTCTCTTTCTAAAATTCCCTTATTAGATCATTTTTTTGTGGAAGTCAAAATTATGCAAGGAAGTACTGTCATTGCAGAGAGAACTTTCACAAGACATTACATGAGTTCGCAAATTAGCCATCAAGATATTTACGGGCAACATTTTCAAGGGAGACTCTTTTATGATAAAAAGGCAATAAAAGCACCAGCATTGATTATTGTGAGCGGTAGTGAAGGAAGGATTGAAAAGGCACAGAATATAGCTCAGCTTCTATCTTCTAGAGGTTATATTTGCCTAGCAGTTGCCTACTTTGGTTTAGAGGGGTTGCCAAAACATTTGGAACGTATTCCTTTAGAGTGCCTTGTGGAAGCAAAGGATTATCTACGTCAGCATCATCAAGTAGATAGTGAAAGAATTGGAATCTATGGACGGTCTAAGGGAGCAGAGTTAGTTTTAGCTGAGGAGAGCATTTTTAATGACGTTCAATGTTTGGTACTAAATTCACCCTCTGATGTGGTGTATGAAGGGATAAAAGGGAAATGGAACTCCCATACTTCTTCTTGGACGTATTTGCAAAGAGAACTTCCCTATCAAAAGTTTCGACTTAGAGATTATCTATTCAGCAAACTTTTTAGAAAAAGCTTCCCTAAAGATCGTACTGCTAAGATAGATATTGGTCAAATGCATTCACCAATCTTATTGCTCGGAAGTACTGTTGATGAAATATGGGATGCCTCGTCAGCAATTGATGATATTGTCTCAGATTATAAAGGACACCACATTACATTTAAAAAATATCATGAAACAGGTCACATGTTGACAGTGGCTTATCAACCAAATCACCGTTATCGAAAAGATTGGCGTTTATTGATGAAAGAGAGTAAGGATTCTTGGTTGGCTACGATTCATTTTTTTGATAGGTATTTGAAGAAGCAATAA
- a CDS encoding DMT family transporter, translating to MNKYQKNIFKGTIYSLLSGLIWGICGILGEYFFSHYQVSSGWITSMRLLVAGSFVIVLSSIKLRSQLFEIWKNRNNYLPFLAYAILGIFSVQFFFYLCVEYSNATTATILQFISPVFILLYNRIIYKKKASKKAIFYVLTAMIGVFLMATKGDLSKLSITPLALLTGLLSALGVMFNVILPQRFAKKYGFVPTVGWGMIIAGLFSNFLYPVYKISFQVDAISICICLTIAFLGTAFAFFLSMKAVSLVSPLVVSVVSASEPLSSAILSVLFLGMVLDSFLVLAMILIIVPMVFLSIEESKSKN from the coding sequence ATGAATAAATATCAAAAGAATATTTTTAAGGGAACCATTTATTCTCTCCTATCTGGCCTGATCTGGGGGATCTGCGGAATTTTAGGAGAGTACTTTTTTTCACATTATCAAGTATCTTCAGGGTGGATTACTTCTATGCGTCTACTCGTCGCTGGTAGTTTCGTAATCGTCTTATCTAGTATAAAACTCCGGTCCCAGCTCTTCGAGATCTGGAAAAATCGAAACAATTACCTGCCTTTTCTGGCCTATGCTATCTTAGGGATCTTCTCCGTACAATTTTTCTTTTATCTCTGTGTGGAGTACTCCAACGCTACCACTGCCACCATCCTCCAATTTATCAGTCCTGTCTTTATACTTCTATATAATCGCATCATCTACAAGAAAAAAGCTTCTAAAAAAGCAATTTTCTATGTTTTGACTGCTATGATTGGGGTCTTTTTGATGGCTACCAAAGGCGATTTGTCTAAGCTATCCATCACTCCTCTTGCTTTACTGACAGGACTTCTCAGTGCCCTAGGTGTCATGTTCAATGTTATCTTACCCCAACGCTTTGCTAAAAAATACGGTTTTGTGCCAACTGTTGGTTGGGGAATGATTATCGCTGGACTTTTTAGTAATTTTCTCTACCCTGTTTATAAGATTAGCTTCCAGGTTGATGCCATCAGTATCTGTATTTGTTTGACCATTGCCTTTTTGGGAACTGCCTTTGCCTTTTTCCTATCGATGAAGGCTGTCTCTCTCGTTTCTCCCTTGGTGGTGTCAGTCGTCAGTGCAAGCGAACCGCTATCCTCTGCTATTCTAAGCGTTCTTTTCCTTGGCATGGTTCTGGATAGTTTCTTGGTACTGGCCATGATTTTGATTATCGTTCCTATGGTTTTCTTGTCCATCGAAGAATCTAAATCCAAGAATTAA
- a CDS encoding MarR family winged helix-turn-helix transcriptional regulator, producing the protein MDKKEFITFNNRFNRFILAFEQLKKTQHKISIDKSITLNEVHLIVVIGKNQPLNLVKLSELLKVSRSAITQSVRRLIQKNLVVFDFAPNNGKNKYLRLSEKGIEVFKIHKEQQAYIEESVFSVLNNYSEEELQTVVKLMDDVEKVWRELPW; encoded by the coding sequence ATGGATAAAAAAGAATTTATTACATTTAATAATCGTTTCAATAGATTTATTTTAGCGTTTGAACAGTTAAAAAAAACACAACATAAAATTAGTATTGACAAATCCATTACGTTGAATGAGGTACATTTGATTGTTGTGATTGGGAAAAATCAGCCCTTAAATCTAGTGAAATTATCTGAATTATTAAAAGTTTCGAGAAGTGCAATAACTCAAAGTGTTAGGAGATTAATTCAAAAAAATTTAGTTGTTTTTGATTTTGCTCCGAATAATGGGAAAAATAAATATTTGAGATTATCTGAAAAAGGTATCGAAGTTTTTAAAATCCATAAGGAGCAACAAGCATATATTGAAGAATCGGTCTTTTCAGTTTTAAACAACTATAGCGAGGAGGAGCTTCAAACAGTTGTGAAATTGATGGATGATGTTGAAAAGGTATGGCGAGAATTACCGTGGTAA